Proteins encoded in a region of the Plasmodium berghei ANKA genome assembly, chromosome: 1 genome:
- a CDS encoding glutaredoxin-like protein codes for MKFITETDRANLEKSGGLKLFYTNSNQSKEYESHINVLKEIAEDYEEIKIYVINMNGNNNSYGFEFYEDTKLLKGFTNCHIGAITSFLRKYMSSCNYGVREMENDNENDEEKINKKIENLLKSNKIILFMKGSKTFPQCKFSNAVVFMLNSLKIKYNTYDILQDEDIRSQLKIYSNWPTYPQLYINTELIGGHDIIKSMYDTNELKEIIPSDCFEV; via the coding sequence ATGAAATTTATAACGGAAACAGATCGAGCAAATTTGGAAAAGTCTGGAGGGCTAAAATTATTCTACACAAATTCAAATCAAAGTAAAGAATATGAATCGCACATAAATGTTTTGAAGGAAATAGCTGAGGAttatgaagaaataaaaatatatgttattaaCATGAATggcaataataatagttatGGATTTGAATTTTATGAGGATactaaattattaaaaggTTTTACAAATTGTCATATAGGAGCAATAACTTCATTTTTAAGGAAATATATGTCATCATGTAACTATGGAGTTAGGGAAATGGAAAATGATAACgaaaatgatgaagaaaaaataaataaaaaaattgaaaacttattaaaaagtaataaaattatactttttatgAAGGGAAGTAAAACATTTCCACAATGTAAATTTAGTAATGCTGTTGTTTTTATGTTAAATAgcttaaaaattaaatataatacatatgaTATTTTACAAGATGAAGATATACGAAGccaattaaaaatatattcaaattgGCCTACATATCCACAATTATACATTAATACTGAATTGATAGGTGGTCatgatattattaaaagtaTGTACGATacaaatgaattaaaagaaataataccTTCAGACTGTTTCGAAGTATAA
- a CDS encoding translation initiation factor IF-2, putative, with protein sequence MSKNKKGKKKEDLDAILAELGIEEKREDQVNENEGDEKGENTQISKSKKRKEKLKQKKEQIKLKENDDTAIAETEVVKEEDDKNDEKDGEDGENNETAKGKKKKKKKKDKESKAETGISAAAKAAAERLRLLKEYEEKQKEEERKKREEEEERIRKEEEEKEKKRLARLEKKMQLKKEGKLLSAKAKEEKKKRELYLQTLKESGMLIEPKEKAKAEIINLDINKAKLLLKKKKNKQTSGCANNPNADVKNKEIKDNENKDKESDDIEKEEKEIVLDDWEDFLNMDNEEKKKAEKNNIDQSTKENKQTQIVKKSSTNDKKGKKQKNNKNGENNEDKDNEKTEEEEDIYRSSIVCILGHVDTGKTKLLDKLRHTNVQDNEAGGITQQIGATFFPKDILDKEIKKIDGTIKCLSKGIMIIDTPGHESFYNLRKRGSSLCDIAILVIDLMHGLEQQTKESIQILKQRNCPFVIALNKIDRLYMWEKNDWEPFNNTFKNQKEYVKEEFNNRLQTILNELSEQGLNCQLYWENKNPRKYVSIVPTSAITGEGIADLIMVLVKLTQSFMLKNIEYNKKLECTVLEVKNIEGLGTTIDVILTNGILKESDTLVLCGMNGPIVTVARALLTPQPLKELRIKNEYIHHKSIKACIGVKISANGLEEVLCGTSLFVANNNDEIEEYKKKVMTDVSDVFNHVDKSGVGLYVMASTLGSLEALLIFLNDSKIPVFSVNIGTVQKKDVKKASIMREKGKPEYSVILAFDVKIDPEAEKEAQILGVEIMQKDIIYHLFDAFTAYLKKIEDEKKQSKMTDAIFPCEVSIINDCVFNKKDPIVVGVKIEAGILKIGTPLYIPEKNLKIGNVVSIESNKKSCNKAKKGEEVCVKIAGEPNVTYGRHFDFNQKIYSKITRESIDVLKQYFRNELTMDDWRLVVQLKKILNIL encoded by the coding sequence atgagtaaaaataaaaaaggaaaaaaaaaagaagattTAGATGCTATTTTAGCAGAATTAGGAattgaagaaaaaagaGAAGATCAagttaatgaaaatgaaggCGATGAAAAAGGTGAAAATACACAAATAtcaaaatcaaaaaaaagaaaagaaaagttaaagcaaaaaaaagaacaaattaaactaaaagaaaatgatgatacAGCAATAGCAGAAACAGAAGTTGTTAAAGAAGAAGACGATAAAAATGACGAAAAGGATGGAGAAGATGgggaaaataatgaaacaGCTAAAgggaagaaaaaaaaaaaaaaaaaaaaagataaagaaTCAAAAGCAGAAACTGGTATATCAGCAGCAGCAAAAGCAGCTGCTGAAAGATTAAGActtttaaaagaatatgaagaaaaacaaaaagaaGAAGAACGAAAAAAACGGgaagaagaagaagaaaGAATTAGGaaagaagaagaagaaaaagaaaaaaaaagattaGCACgattagaaaaaaaaatgcaattaaaaaaagaaggaAAATTATTAAGTGCAAAAGctaaagaagaaaaaaaaaaaagagaattatatttacaaacATTAAAAGAATCAGGAATGTTAATAGAACCTAAAGAAAAGGCAAAAGCAGAAATTATAAATctagatataaataaagctaagttattattaaaaaaaaaaaaaaataaacaaacaTCAGGGTGTGCAAATAATCCAAATGCTgatgttaaaaataaagaaattaaagataacgaaaataaagataaagaaagtgatgatatagaaaaagaagaaaaagaaattgtTTTAGATGATTGGGAAGATTTTCTAAATATGgataatgaagaaaaaaaaaaagcagaaaaaaataatattgatcAAAGcacaaaagaaaataaacaaactcaaattgtgaaaaaaagttccacaaatgataaaaaaggaaaaaaacaaaaaaataataaaaatggagaaaataatgaagataaagataatgaaaaaacagaagaagaagaagatATATATCGATCATCTATTGTTTGTATTCTTGGTCATGTAGATACaggaaaaacaaaattattggATAAACTTCGGCACACAAACGTACAAGATAATGAAGCAGGGGGTATTACTCAACAAATTGGAGCAACCTTTTTTCCAAAAGATATTTtagataaagaaataaaaaaaattgatggaacaataaaatgtttGTCAAAAGGTATTATGATTATAGATACGCCAGGGCATGAatctttttataatttaagaAAAAGAGGATCATCTTTATGTGATATTGCGATATTAGTTATTGATTTAATGCATGGATTAGAACAACAAACAAAAGAATCTATTCAAATTTTGAAACAAAGAAATTGTCCATTTGTAATTgcattaaataaaatagatagattatatatgtgggaaaaaaatgattgggaaccttttaataatacatttaaaaatcaaaaagaATATGTAAAAGaagaatttaataatagaTTACAAActatattaaatgaattatCAGAGCAAGGATTAAATTGTCAATTATATTGGGAAAACAAAAATCCAAGAAAATATGTATCTATAGTTCCAACAAGTGCTATAACAGGTGAAGGAATAGCAGATTTAATTATGGTTTTAGTTAAATTAACTCAAAGttttatgttaaaaaatattgaatataataagaaaTTAGAATGTACTGTTTTAGaagttaaaaatattgaaggGTTAGGTACAACAATAGATgttatattaacaaatggaattttaaaagaatcAGATACACTTGTTTTATGTGGAATGAATGGGCCTATTGTGACAGTAGCCAGAGCGTTATTAACCCCTCAACCTTTAAAAGAgttaagaataaaaaatgaatatattcatCACAAAAGTATTAAAGCATGTATTGGGGTTAAAATATCAGCAAATGGTTTGGAAGAAGTTTTATGTGGTACATCTTTATTTGTagctaataataatgatgaaattgaagaatacaaaaaaaaagttatgaCAGATGTATCTGATGTTTTTAATCATGTTGATAAATCTGGTGTTGGTTTATATGTTATGGCTAGTACATTAGGTTCTTTAGAAGCtttacttatatttttaaatgattcAAAAATTCCAGTTTTTTCAGTAAATATAGGAACGgttcaaaaaaaagatgTAAAAAAAGCTAGTATTATGAGAGAAAAAGGAAAACCAGAATATTCAGTCATTTTAGCATTTGATGTTAAAATAGATCCAGAAGCAGAAAAAGAAGCACAAATATTAGGTGTTGAAATTATGCAAAAagatattatatatcatttatttgatgCATTTACTGCatatctaaaaaaaatagaagatgaaaaaaaacaaagtAAAATGACTGATGCTATTTTCCCTTGTGAAGTATCTATTATAAATGATTGtgtatttaataaaaaagaccCAATAGTTGTAGGTGTTAAAATTGAAGCTggaattttaaaaataggtacccctttatatataccaGAAAAAAATCTAAAAATTGGAAATGTTGTAAGTATTGAAtcgaataaaaaaagttgtAATAAAGCAAAAAAAGGCGAAGAAGTTTGTGTAAAAATAGCTGGGGAACCAAACGTTACATATGGACGTCATTTTGATTttaatcaaaaaatatacagtAAAATTACGCGGGAAAGCATTGATGTTTTAAAGCAATACTTCAGAAATGAACTCACAATGGACGATTGGCGATTAGTTGTACAGCTTAAAAAGATTCTGAACATTTTATAA